One genomic region from Argentina anserina chromosome 2, drPotAnse1.1, whole genome shotgun sequence encodes:
- the LOC126784081 gene encoding uncharacterized protein LOC126784081 — MEDIANQNVVISFVHTQPWVLYFDGSSTNHLSGAGVALVNPSGVRHCYSFQLEWKCTNNQAEYEAIIIGLELLLDLEVTEVEVLGDSLLVINQLKGVYKCNNFTLLPFLARASELLDQFADVVLDYIPRERNFAANELTQLATGICLADGVCERILKVQRRTLPSFMARKERQPIIQYLTDPSAPVDKRVRYFATNYVLRGGELLRRAEDGLYLRCIYGAEAKRCLREVNCGNCGSHQAGLKMQWLIRRYGFYWPTMLKDCRGWALDFIGEIHPNSSLQHKHILLATDFFTKWVKAIPIRTTSSEVITDFIFKYIITRYGILECLVADRGAGFMAEKTQTLLAGYGIKFLHSSPYYAQANGQSEASNRVIMLDANPRSWHTELDHTLWAYRTSKRTPTVAEDAALEFGDLVWKACLPYGERVDGRGKWSAKNEGPFVIDQVMGKGAYYLRDTDGNVHRNPMNGRHLKKYFPSVWEYEDPPAAVQST; from the exons ATGGAGGACATTGCAAACCAGAATGTGGTTATTTCCTTCGTTCACACTCAGCCTTGGGTTCTGTACTTTGATGGTAGCAGCACCAATCATTTGTCTGGAGCGGGTGTTGCATTGGTTAACCCGTCTGGCGTCAGACATTGTTATTCATTTCAGCTGGAGTGGAAGTGCACTAACAATCAGGCAGAATATGAGGCCATCATCATTGGCTTGGAGTTGTTGCTTGATCTGGAGGTCACCGAGGTAGAGGTATTAGGTGATTCCCTCCTAGTTATTAACCAGCTCAAGGGGGTCTACAAGTGCAACAACTTTACATTACTCCCTTTTTTAGCACGAGCATCGGAATTGTTAGACCAATTTGCAGACGTGGTGCTTGACTATATTCCTCGCGAACGAAATTTCGCTGCCAATGAACTCACACAGTTAGCTACGGGTATTTGCTTGGCAGATGGCGTTTGTGAAAGGATTTTGAAGGTTCAGAGACGCACATTACCTTCCTTTATGGCAAGGAAAGAG CGGCAGCCGATCATCCAGTACCTCACTGATCCTTCTGCACCGGTGGATAAGAGGGTTAGATATTTTGCTACTAACTACGTCCTTCGAGGCGGTGAGCTATTGCGCAGAGCAGAAGATGGTTTGTACCTGCGATGTATCTATGGGGCTGAGGCTAAGAGGTGCTTACGAGAGGTTAACTGTGGCAATTGTGGTTCTCACCAGGCTGGTCTAAAGATGCAGTGGCTCATTCGCCGATATGGTTTTTATTGGCCTACCATGCTCAAGGACT GTCGCGGATGGGCTTTAGACTTTATTGGGGAGATTCATCCCAATTCTTCTTTGCAGCACAAGCACATTCTACTGGCTACAGATTTCTTCACCAAGTGGGTCAAGGCTATACCAATCAGGACGACATCTTCAGAGGTGATTACTGACTTtatcttcaaatatattatcacCAGGTATGGCATTCTAGAGTGTTTGGTAGCAGACAGGGGGGCAGGTTTCATGGCTGAAAAGACCCAGACGTTATTAGCTGGCTATGGGATCAAGTTTCTGCATTCCAGTCCTTATTATGCTCAAGCGAATGGCCAGTCAGAAGCTAGCAACCGCGTCATTATGTTGGATGCAAATCCGCGATCTTGGCACACAGAGTTGGATCACACGTTATGGGCTTATCGAACTTCCAAACGAACTCCAACTG TCGCTGAGGACGCAGCTTTGGAGTTTGGGGACTTAGTGTGGAAAGCTTGTTTGCCCTACGGCGAGCGAGTTGATGGTCGTGGTAAATGGTCTGCTAAGAATGAAGGTccttttgtgattgatcaagtAATGGGAAAGGGCGCCTACTACCTTCGCGACACTGATGGGAATGTTCACAGAAATCCCATGAATGGTCGTCATCTTAAGAAGTACTTTCCTAGTGTTTGGGAGTATGAAGATCCACCGGCAGCGGTGCAATCAACATAG